The Solibacillus sp. FSL W7-1436 genome window below encodes:
- a CDS encoding aminotransferase-like domain-containing protein produces the protein MQYSDSILKTPSSFIRNILKVTDACDVISFAGGLPNPISFPIDELKQSVNDAIDANGAKVFQYSTTQGYLPLRQYIADKYNNKQSNLNYTADDVLITTGSQQALELISKVLLNKGDGIVIEEPGYLGAIQAFTLREPSFYGVTLETEGMNVEQLKDALKQPNVKMVYTVPNFQNPTGLTYTKERREEVFEAVKDQDVIFIEDDPYGELRFTGEHLPYIAAGKMTNSVVLGSFSKTVTPGMRLGYILTKNHELLNHVETAKQATDLHTNIFGQYILNQYLTTNEYEAHVEKIIALYKKQADAMLAAMEKYFPPYVKYTKPEGGMFVWVTLPEGVNALDKFSKAMEKKVAFVPGNPFYTDKESVNTLRLNYTNATPEIIEEGIKRLAEIL, from the coding sequence ATGCAATATTCTGATAGTATTTTAAAAACACCGTCATCATTCATCCGAAATATTTTAAAGGTAACGGATGCATGCGACGTCATTTCATTTGCGGGAGGCTTGCCAAATCCGATCTCATTTCCAATTGATGAGTTAAAGCAGTCGGTAAATGATGCGATCGATGCAAATGGTGCAAAGGTATTTCAATATTCTACGACACAAGGCTATTTGCCGCTACGTCAGTATATTGCAGACAAATATAATAACAAGCAATCGAATTTAAATTATACAGCAGATGATGTACTCATTACGACTGGATCCCAGCAGGCATTGGAACTTATTTCCAAAGTTCTTCTGAACAAAGGGGACGGGATTGTGATTGAGGAGCCGGGCTATTTAGGGGCGATTCAGGCATTTACATTACGTGAACCAAGTTTCTACGGTGTCACACTGGAAACAGAAGGAATGAATGTAGAACAGTTGAAGGATGCGCTAAAACAGCCAAATGTGAAAATGGTATACACCGTTCCGAATTTCCAAAATCCTACTGGGTTAACGTATACGAAAGAGCGCCGTGAAGAAGTATTTGAAGCGGTAAAAGATCAGGATGTTATTTTTATCGAGGATGACCCTTATGGTGAGCTTCGTTTTACCGGGGAACATTTGCCGTATATCGCAGCAGGAAAGATGACAAACAGTGTCGTATTAGGATCGTTTTCAAAAACGGTTACACCAGGTATGCGTCTAGGTTATATTTTGACGAAAAACCATGAACTTCTAAATCATGTCGAAACAGCGAAGCAGGCAACGGATTTACATACAAACATTTTCGGTCAATACATTTTGAATCAGTATTTAACGACGAATGAATATGAAGCGCATGTTGAAAAAATTATAGCGCTCTATAAAAAACAAGCGGATGCGATGCTTGCTGCAATGGAAAAATACTTCCCGCCATATGTAAAATATACAAAACCTGAAGGCGGTATGTTTGTATGGGTAACACTTCCGGAAGGTGTAAATGCGCTTGATAAGTTTTCCAAAGCGATGGAGAAAAAAGTAGCATTCGTGCCGGGAAATCCATTTTACACGGACAAAGAGTCGGTAAACACACTACGCCTGAACTATACAAATGCAACACCTGAAATTATTGAAGAAGGTATTAAACGTTTAGCGGAGATTTTATAA
- a CDS encoding NAD(P)H-binding protein, which yields MKTMRSALVVGATGLVGSSLVKLLCESEEYAAVNVISRRPLDFKHPKLVVKLCEFDQIADKDIEFAHEVFCCLGTTMKKAGSKQQFEKVDFEYPLTIAAIAKNRGVGHFIVISAMGANERALAYYSKVKGKLEAELINMDFPRLSIVRPSLITGDRQEFRLGETIGDKVLKVLNPVLVGPLKKLHSIPAMQIALAMKVIALQGKEQKVAIYLSDELLEMQMPMIEKEEALADEEVTFNWDKYNKPPVDSEDEGRGK from the coding sequence ATGAAAACGATGCGCTCAGCGTTGGTCGTAGGTGCAACAGGATTGGTCGGTTCTTCACTTGTGAAGTTATTATGCGAGAGTGAGGAGTATGCTGCAGTCAATGTCATTTCGAGAAGGCCGCTTGATTTTAAGCACCCAAAATTAGTTGTTAAGCTATGTGAATTCGATCAGATTGCCGACAAGGATATTGAATTTGCTCATGAAGTATTTTGTTGCTTAGGAACGACGATGAAAAAAGCGGGTTCAAAGCAGCAGTTTGAAAAGGTCGATTTTGAGTATCCGTTAACAATTGCAGCAATCGCAAAAAACCGCGGGGTCGGTCATTTTATTGTAATTTCCGCAATGGGAGCAAATGAAAGGGCACTTGCTTATTATAGTAAGGTAAAGGGGAAATTGGAGGCAGAACTCATTAATATGGACTTCCCTCGATTATCAATCGTACGTCCATCCCTCATTACAGGAGATCGCCAAGAATTCCGTCTGGGAGAAACGATTGGCGATAAAGTATTAAAGGTACTTAACCCGGTTTTGGTCGGACCGCTGAAAAAGCTGCATTCCATCCCAGCAATGCAAATCGCATTGGCGATGAAAGTGATCGCACTTCAGGGGAAAGAGCAAAAAGTGGCGATTTACTTATCAGATGAGCTGCTGGAAATGCAAATGCCCATGATCGAAAAGGAAGAAGCTTTAGCAGATGAAGAAGTGACTTTTAACTGGGATAAATACAATAAACCGCCAGTAGACAGCGAGGATGAAGGGCGGGGTAAATAA
- a CDS encoding MFS transporter: MKEAKEPIWTKDFIIVSIINFIAILIFFLLMVTISSYAVDTYQVSTSIAGLVSSIFIIGSLIGRIGAGRLISNIGPQKMLLIGLIVFFVSTTLYLIEWGVVYLLIVRLLQGIAVGTVGTATGTIVAMILPASRKGEGIGYFSLSAILATAIGPFVGMFMLKLENGFDVIFYMNTALSLILLIAYFFVKISLPQPNKQNGNQTEKLSFLEKFIEPKALPVSFIALLIGFAYSGVMTFITFYAREINLVEAASYFFLAYAGIVVISRPITGKMMDVRGPNIIVYPCIIVFAIGMLLFSQASAGWMLLLAAVLIGFGYGNFNSIAQTIAVKVTEPHRFGLATSTYFILYDLGLGVGPFILGMIEPYTTYRTIFVSMIPLILICIPIYYLLVGRKGKLA; this comes from the coding sequence ATGAAAGAAGCAAAAGAACCAATCTGGACGAAGGATTTTATCATTGTATCGATTATTAACTTTATAGCAATCTTAATATTCTTCCTCCTTATGGTGACTATTTCAAGTTATGCAGTGGATACGTATCAAGTTTCTACAAGTATAGCAGGACTTGTATCAAGTATTTTCATCATCGGGTCTTTGATCGGACGCATTGGGGCAGGACGTCTCATCAGCAATATCGGACCACAGAAGATGCTTTTAATCGGTCTTATCGTATTTTTCGTCTCAACAACACTTTATTTAATTGAATGGGGCGTTGTTTATTTATTGATCGTCCGCTTATTACAAGGGATTGCTGTCGGAACGGTCGGAACAGCGACAGGTACGATTGTTGCTATGATTTTACCGGCATCACGTAAAGGGGAAGGGATTGGATACTTTAGTTTAAGCGCAATTTTGGCAACAGCGATTGGACCATTTGTCGGTATGTTTATGCTGAAGCTTGAAAATGGCTTTGATGTCATTTTCTATATGAATACGGCTCTTTCACTAATATTACTAATCGCTTATTTCTTTGTTAAAATTTCTTTACCACAACCAAATAAACAAAATGGGAATCAGACAGAGAAGCTTTCATTCCTGGAAAAATTCATTGAACCAAAAGCGCTTCCGGTTTCATTTATCGCCTTATTAATCGGATTTGCATACTCGGGTGTCATGACGTTCATTACGTTTTATGCTAGAGAAATCAATTTAGTGGAAGCGGCAAGCTACTTCTTCTTAGCCTATGCGGGGATTGTCGTTATTTCCCGTCCGATTACCGGGAAAATGATGGATGTGCGCGGTCCGAACATTATTGTTTATCCATGTATTATCGTTTTTGCAATTGGAATGCTGCTGTTCAGTCAGGCTTCAGCAGGATGGATGCTGTTACTTGCAGCTGTTCTTATTGGCTTTGGTTACGGGAATTTCAATTCCATTGCCCAAACAATTGCAGTTAAAGTAACGGAGCCGCACCGATTCGGCTTAGCAACATCCACATACTTCATTTTATACGATTTAGGATTAGGTGTAGGGCCATTTATTTTGGGAATGATTGAACCTTATACAACATACCGGACAATATTCGTATCGATGATTCCGCTCATTCTAATCTGTATTCCGATTTACTATTTATTAGTTGGAAGAAAAGGAAAGCTGGCATAA
- a CDS encoding MarR family winged helix-turn-helix transcriptional regulator, with amino-acid sequence MTFFLQLHRFHKRYMQSLTNILASHELSNANWSLMQYLANEELATMSQIAKYWDVEKPTVSANVKTLTKRELIQMKQGNDRREKYISLTEKGERLYENISPEIKFLQNQLLKNLSDEQKELFEKALSDMEQILKEGLK; translated from the coding sequence ATGACTTTCTTTTTACAGTTGCACCGTTTTCATAAACGATATATGCAAAGTCTTACTAATATACTGGCAAGCCATGAACTATCCAATGCCAACTGGTCTTTAATGCAGTATTTGGCGAATGAAGAGCTGGCAACAATGAGCCAAATCGCGAAATATTGGGATGTTGAGAAGCCGACTGTTTCTGCAAATGTTAAGACATTGACGAAACGGGAGCTCATTCAAATGAAGCAGGGCAATGACAGACGGGAAAAATATATAAGTTTGACGGAAAAGGGAGAAAGATTGTATGAAAATATTTCCCCGGAAATTAAATTTCTACAAAATCAGCTATTAAAAAATCTGTCAGACGAACAAAAGGAGCTTTTCGAAAAAGCGCTGTCTGATATGGAGCAAATATTGAAAGAAGGGCTAAAATGA
- a CDS encoding PseG/SpsG family protein, with the protein MQKRKIIWIIEHCEIKGTYPFERAVTLANLLQDEEVVLFVKTANEQLLDKLAQTGLNIVKFERFNELKKKIHEFEPHLIIHEGKDTQVEQIEMIKPFCPTIVHFDDFGMGAQLSDCHIVALFGESHEEPHTHELAGSYAFAVPPSLEKVAHQILEKPDSSIKDSLPHIVVAFEDGDSNNLTYRTLRHLTQLQIPLKISVAIDDDYPHDIDSLKMMALSRKNTVIVRKSDALLELMPQADLIICNANYTPYKVAAAGIPCITTAQQDNELNYAFTREMNGFIHIGLGRKMKQSIIQNAVMELLLHEQRRERAVRKQRSLEILTNNEILKNLLLDLAYARHNMAHI; encoded by the coding sequence GTGCAAAAAAGAAAAATTATATGGATTATCGAGCATTGTGAGATTAAAGGAACATATCCTTTTGAGCGTGCAGTAACTTTGGCAAATCTGTTGCAGGATGAAGAGGTCGTTCTCTTTGTAAAAACTGCAAATGAACAGCTTCTTGATAAATTGGCCCAAACTGGCTTAAATATTGTAAAGTTTGAACGTTTTAACGAACTTAAAAAGAAAATCCATGAATTTGAGCCTCATTTAATCATCCATGAAGGTAAAGATACCCAAGTCGAACAAATTGAAATGATTAAACCGTTTTGCCCGACGATTGTTCATTTTGACGATTTTGGCATGGGCGCACAGCTTAGCGACTGTCATATTGTTGCGTTGTTCGGGGAATCCCATGAAGAGCCGCATACACATGAGCTTGCCGGCAGCTATGCATTTGCCGTACCGCCTAGTTTAGAAAAAGTCGCACATCAAATCCTTGAAAAACCCGATAGCTCGATTAAAGATTCACTTCCGCATATTGTTGTCGCATTTGAAGATGGGGATAGCAACAATCTGACTTACCGCACTTTACGCCACCTGACACAGCTGCAAATCCCATTGAAAATTTCGGTTGCGATTGACGATGACTACCCTCATGACATCGATAGTCTAAAAATGATGGCGTTAAGCCGAAAAAATACCGTGATCGTCCGAAAATCCGATGCCCTGCTCGAGCTGATGCCGCAAGCAGACTTGATTATTTGCAATGCCAACTATACGCCATATAAAGTGGCGGCAGCCGGAATCCCTTGTATTACAACGGCTCAGCAGGACAATGAGCTGAACTATGCATTCACACGTGAGATGAACGGCTTTATCCATATCGGGCTGGGCCGGAAAATGAAGCAGTCCATAATTCAAAATGCCGTGATGGAACTCTTGCTCCACGAACAGCGCCGTGAACGGGCTGTCCGCAAGCAGCGCAGTCTTGAAATTCTGACAAACAATGAAATACTGAAAAATCTGCTTCTCGATTTAGCTTATGCACGTCACAATATGGCACATATTTAA
- a CDS encoding LytTR family transcriptional regulator DNA-binding domain-containing protein, with the protein MKIMFEPVTEYGDILLPAFEVQVQSPSVNIYTDVTKINYIIKQLSSTSGIYVHLQESGHYERLTVEETFRFYLKLHNREDSVEALIREFGLEQLKKVRADKLTLSERRLLGFLKVYIQQNDVIVLNEPFQNLQQGERKVILHLISKLQQLGKETLILSNNLEHLIQLEGEIFRLDLEGLHTLDVKEEQTEQSTATEPVQLKIEKIPTKKNEKIILFNPPEIDYIESVEGEVFVYVAGEGYPCTLTLSELEKRLHHFGFFRCHRSYIVNLQKVREIITWTRNSYSLALQGTNKSEVPLSRTKLTELKEIVGI; encoded by the coding sequence ATGAAAATAATGTTTGAACCGGTTACGGAATATGGCGATATACTTTTGCCTGCATTTGAAGTACAAGTACAATCTCCATCAGTCAATATATATACAGATGTAACAAAAATAAATTACATAATAAAACAATTATCATCGACATCGGGAATCTATGTTCACCTGCAGGAGAGCGGGCATTATGAGCGGCTGACAGTAGAAGAAACTTTTCGCTTTTACTTGAAATTACACAACAGGGAAGATTCAGTGGAAGCGCTAATCCGGGAATTTGGTTTGGAACAACTGAAAAAAGTACGTGCGGACAAATTAACTTTAAGCGAACGCCGTTTACTGGGATTTTTAAAAGTATACATACAGCAAAATGATGTAATCGTTTTGAACGAGCCTTTCCAAAACTTACAGCAAGGCGAGCGTAAAGTCATTTTGCATTTAATATCAAAGTTACAGCAATTGGGAAAGGAAACTTTAATACTTTCGAATAACTTAGAGCACTTGATCCAGTTGGAAGGGGAAATATTCAGGCTCGATCTGGAAGGGCTACATACACTTGATGTGAAAGAAGAACAAACGGAACAATCAACAGCAACTGAACCTGTTCAGCTTAAAATCGAAAAAATCCCTACAAAGAAAAATGAAAAAATCATATTATTTAATCCGCCGGAAATCGACTATATCGAAAGTGTGGAGGGGGAAGTATTTGTTTATGTTGCAGGAGAAGGGTACCCTTGCACACTAACTTTAAGTGAACTGGAGAAGCGGTTACATCATTTCGGTTTTTTCCGCTGTCACCGCTCATATATCGTCAATTTACAAAAAGTAAGGGAAATAATTACGTGGACCCGCAACAGTTACAGCTTAGCCCTCCAAGGTACAAACAAATCAGAAGTACCATTATCACGCACAAAACTTACGGAGTTAAAAGAAATTGTCGGAATATAG
- a CDS encoding NADPH-dependent FMN reductase, with product MKILLVDGTIFGRKTGVLLEQVQQYIQAFNPSLELEILYFSKLQHQILDGSPLNDDMKKMIQKFEEADAYIFASPIFQASIPGVLKNAFDMIPPKALRYKPAAIIGNGGTYQHHLVLENQLRPILDYFRCLVTPNYVYTHADHFDKENKIIDEDVHNRLRELARVFVQYCEMTKTLSKQAVDMQ from the coding sequence ATGAAAATATTACTTGTCGATGGAACCATCTTTGGTCGTAAAACCGGTGTTCTTTTGGAACAGGTTCAACAATATATTCAAGCTTTCAACCCTTCGCTAGAATTAGAGATTTTATACTTCTCAAAATTACAGCATCAAATATTAGACGGAAGTCCGCTAAATGATGATATGAAAAAAATGATTCAAAAATTTGAAGAAGCGGATGCTTACATTTTTGCATCACCGATTTTCCAGGCATCGATTCCGGGCGTACTGAAAAATGCCTTTGATATGATTCCGCCAAAAGCTCTACGCTACAAGCCGGCCGCTATTATCGGCAACGGAGGAACTTACCAGCATCATTTAGTACTTGAAAACCAATTGCGTCCGATACTTGATTACTTCCGCTGCCTAGTTACACCAAACTATGTATACACACATGCGGATCACTTTGATAAAGAAAATAAAATTATCGACGAAGATGTGCACAATCGCCTGCGCGAACTTGCACGTGTATTCGTTCAATATTGTGAAATGACAAAAACATTATCCAAACAAGCAGTTGATATGCAATAA
- a CDS encoding ABC transporter ATP-binding protein, with the protein MANIIEVKNLQMKFGKEEALKNVSFSIKKGEIFGFLGPSGSGKTTTIKILTAQLTQTKGQAFVFEKPASEMNSIQLKKKFGILTDNSGLYQRLSIEENLLLYCRLYNLPVSTIEEALAFVNLQKERKKKVSQLSKGMMQRVILARTIMHKPPLLFLDEPTSALDPVNAQHIYNGLRQLNELGTTIFLTTHNMAEAELLCDRIAFLHKGEIREIDSPTALKKKYSDKSFTVELENGEEHVVHNGEQDALQVMEWMKAARVSRMYSNEPTLGDIFVQLTGSDLK; encoded by the coding sequence ATGGCAAATATTATTGAAGTAAAAAATTTGCAAATGAAGTTTGGGAAAGAAGAAGCATTGAAGAATGTTTCCTTTTCCATTAAAAAAGGAGAGATTTTCGGATTCCTTGGTCCAAGCGGTTCCGGAAAAACAACGACAATCAAAATATTAACAGCCCAGCTGACACAGACGAAAGGGCAAGCATTTGTTTTTGAAAAACCGGCAAGTGAAATGAATAGTATCCAACTCAAAAAGAAATTCGGTATTTTGACCGATAACAGCGGGTTATATCAACGCCTTTCTATAGAAGAAAACCTATTGCTGTACTGTCGTTTATATAATCTGCCTGTAAGTACGATTGAAGAAGCGCTCGCGTTTGTTAATTTACAAAAGGAACGCAAAAAGAAGGTCAGTCAGCTTTCAAAAGGGATGATGCAGCGTGTTATTTTGGCACGTACGATTATGCACAAGCCGCCGCTGCTCTTTTTGGATGAACCTACTTCTGCATTGGATCCGGTAAATGCCCAACATATTTATAACGGGTTGCGTCAGCTGAATGAGTTAGGGACGACCATCTTTTTAACAACGCATAATATGGCGGAGGCTGAACTGTTATGTGACCGAATAGCCTTTTTACATAAGGGGGAGATTCGGGAAATTGATTCACCGACTGCATTGAAGAAAAAATATAGTGACAAGTCCTTTACAGTCGAACTTGAAAATGGGGAAGAGCACGTTGTCCATAATGGCGAGCAGGACGCGCTGCAAGTAATGGAATGGATGAAAGCGGCACGCGTATCGCGTATGTATTCCAATGAACCGACATTAGGGGATATTTTCGTACAATTAACAGGGAGTGATTTGAAATGA
- a CDS encoding ABC transporter permease, with protein sequence MNMSMKRIQAIFVKDYKEFSRNYAVSSVIFMPMILALFYGRINSPSMDIYLFPINMTFSMVTAYIQACLIAEEKERNTLRGLMMSPASTVDILLGKSLLVFLTTTVILAVSSYLVGYTPNDMLTISIALAISAVFYLALGTICGLFTKSIMEASLAVLPVMVIFTFGPLAVHLVESKILGKVVEWLPSTQLLRIAELSQTGANLSELISSFIIITIWTIAAVVISIILFKKRTKDE encoded by the coding sequence ATGAACATGTCAATGAAACGAATTCAAGCTATTTTTGTGAAAGACTATAAGGAATTTTCCCGTAATTATGCGGTATCGTCTGTTATCTTTATGCCGATGATTTTGGCGTTATTTTATGGACGTATCAATTCACCTTCAATGGATATCTACCTTTTTCCGATCAATATGACGTTTTCAATGGTGACTGCCTATATTCAGGCATGTCTGATTGCTGAAGAGAAAGAACGCAACACGTTGCGCGGTCTTATGATGTCTCCAGCTTCGACAGTTGATATCCTATTAGGGAAAAGCTTACTTGTATTTTTAACGACAACTGTTATTTTAGCGGTTTCTTCCTACCTGGTTGGCTATACACCGAATGATATGCTGACAATTTCGATTGCCCTAGCAATTTCAGCCGTATTTTATTTAGCATTAGGAACAATTTGCGGTTTATTTACAAAGTCGATTATGGAAGCTTCGTTAGCGGTTTTACCGGTTATGGTGATTTTTACTTTTGGCCCACTGGCAGTTCATTTAGTAGAGAGCAAAATACTCGGGAAAGTGGTGGAGTGGTTGCCAAGCACCCAGCTGCTGCGCATAGCGGAACTTTCACAAACGGGAGCGAACCTTTCGGAGTTAATCAGTTCATTTATCATCATCACAATCTGGACAATAGCAGCTGTTGTCATATCGATTATATTATTCAAAAAACGTACGAAAGATGAATAG
- a CDS encoding undecaprenyl-diphosphate phosphatase has protein sequence MENFDFILILKHFIIGIVQGLTEPIPVSSSGHVMIVSEILGMGEQGFTFAILTNTASLIAIMFIYREDIIRLITGFLMFIKTRNPRYRADFKFALYIIIGSIPAGVLGVLLSDVIADNVSMTTIAIMLFVTGIALWLIRNLRGTKRDGDLSAKDALLVGFGQAVALTPGISRSGATIISSIAVGMKQDTALRFSFMLYIPVSLGGVVLGFTDFLDEPNKMDLALPYTVTFLATLFMTYFAMRWFMGIMKNGKLHYFTYYCFLVGILLLIFF, from the coding sequence ATGGAGAATTTTGATTTTATTTTAATTTTAAAGCATTTTATTATCGGTATTGTCCAAGGGTTAACTGAACCGATACCGGTGTCATCAAGCGGGCATGTCATGATTGTCAGTGAAATATTGGGAATGGGTGAACAAGGTTTTACATTCGCGATTCTAACGAATACGGCATCATTGATTGCGATTATGTTTATTTACCGTGAAGATATTATTCGATTAATCACTGGATTCCTAATGTTTATTAAAACACGTAATCCGCGTTACCGTGCTGACTTTAAATTTGCGCTTTACATCATTATCGGCTCGATTCCAGCAGGGGTGTTAGGTGTTCTGCTGAGCGATGTTATTGCAGATAATGTAAGCATGACGACAATCGCGATTATGCTGTTTGTGACAGGGATTGCCTTATGGTTAATTCGTAATTTACGCGGAACGAAACGTGATGGGGATTTATCGGCAAAAGATGCCCTATTAGTAGGTTTTGGGCAGGCAGTTGCATTAACACCGGGGATTAGCCGATCGGGAGCGACAATTATTTCGTCAATCGCTGTCGGAATGAAACAGGATACGGCGCTGCGGTTCTCATTCATGCTGTATATTCCGGTAAGTTTAGGCGGTGTCGTATTAGGGTTCACGGATTTCCTCGATGAACCAAACAAGATGGATTTAGCCCTTCCGTATACAGTCACATTCTTGGCGACATTGTTTATGACATATTTCGCTATGCGCTGGTTCATGGGCATTATGAAAAACGGAAAGCTGCATTACTTTACGTATTACTGCTTTTTAGTTGGTATCTTATTATTAATATTCTTTTAG
- the helD gene encoding RNA polymerase recycling motor HelD produces MEHTIWQQEETHLKEISALLKQQIKIQSNQLKKQKGDIVEERSQASSEFNDVSGESAIQFSQMLQTMQLREREYMNASEQLSKMKILYKSPYFGRISIENEEGEHEHLYIGLSTFREPKTDDVLIYDWRAPISSLFYENKVGKARYQIPDGEYIPVTIQGRRQYKVKYDELLQVLDADIYVGDEVLQSLLKDTAKEKMKSIVATIQSDQNIVIRSSNKDNLIVLGPPGSGKTSVAMQRIAYLLYEYRQTMNARSILLISPSDLFNDYISNVLPELGEDNVQHTTYYRLLRDLKLSYYKAETSYENIERLQKASKKEREHYAFKGSHAYVKQLLKYIESLKKSGMPFYNLKVEGTLFVSAKKLTDLFYNKFGTLDIDFRLKKIRTVLLEKIEQEKTEDRKVLMKELKAVNTYIGTDKEIEQQANEKLQKRYGKLESAIHQLGFVNLNKMYLHSLTYQNDNLKTQTIQAATTETLKQRILYYEDLAPIMYMQAVVKGLYTDNTIKHIVIDEIQDYSYLQLLTIKAMHPKAHYTLLGDKNQVVHPQMKDSLAGPLSKHFKAVELNKSYRSTNEITDFMSAILNNTTTESLGVSGDKPQIIETNAVRETIAQLVGSHYKEEESFVILCKNKLACEQLYKELKPLLPQLQLVTEEQKVYMKGLLIMPGYMAKGFEFTTVLVADANAHVYKEEMDAYLLYTIASRATRQLFLVTDGILPKALAHIGEQYYRKEVNI; encoded by the coding sequence ATGGAACATACGATATGGCAACAGGAAGAGACACATTTAAAAGAAATCAGTGCTCTTCTCAAGCAACAAATAAAGATACAGTCCAATCAATTAAAAAAGCAAAAAGGCGACATTGTTGAGGAACGCTCACAAGCATCTTCGGAATTTAATGATGTTTCGGGGGAAAGTGCTATCCAGTTTTCGCAAATGCTGCAGACAATGCAATTGCGTGAACGGGAATATATGAATGCCAGCGAGCAATTAAGCAAAATGAAAATTTTATATAAAAGTCCGTATTTCGGGCGTATTTCAATTGAAAATGAAGAAGGGGAGCACGAACATTTATATATTGGCTTATCGACATTCCGCGAACCAAAAACGGATGATGTGCTGATTTATGACTGGCGTGCACCGATTTCAAGTCTTTTTTATGAAAATAAAGTAGGAAAAGCACGCTATCAGATTCCGGATGGAGAATATATTCCGGTAACGATTCAAGGCCGGCGTCAGTATAAAGTAAAGTATGATGAGCTGTTGCAAGTACTGGATGCGGATATTTATGTAGGCGATGAAGTGCTGCAAAGCCTGCTGAAGGATACGGCAAAAGAAAAGATGAAATCGATTGTCGCAACAATTCAAAGTGATCAGAACATCGTCATTCGTTCATCAAATAAAGATAATTTAATTGTACTGGGTCCCCCCGGCAGCGGAAAAACATCTGTTGCGATGCAGCGAATTGCTTATTTACTGTATGAATACCGTCAAACAATGAATGCACGCAGTATTTTGCTCATTTCCCCGTCCGATTTGTTCAATGACTACATTTCGAACGTATTGCCGGAGCTCGGTGAGGATAATGTCCAGCATACGACGTACTACCGTTTACTGCGGGATTTAAAATTATCTTATTATAAAGCAGAAACAAGCTACGAAAATATTGAACGTCTTCAAAAGGCGAGTAAGAAAGAACGCGAGCACTATGCATTTAAAGGCTCGCATGCATACGTCAAACAGTTGCTGAAATATATTGAAAGTCTAAAGAAAAGCGGCATGCCGTTTTATAATTTAAAGGTGGAAGGAACGCTTTTTGTTTCCGCAAAAAAACTGACAGATTTGTTTTATAACAAGTTCGGCACATTGGATATTGATTTTCGTCTGAAAAAAATCCGTACAGTACTGCTGGAAAAAATAGAACAAGAAAAAACGGAAGACCGCAAAGTATTAATGAAAGAATTAAAAGCGGTCAATACGTATATTGGAACAGATAAGGAAATCGAACAGCAGGCAAATGAAAAGCTGCAAAAAAGGTACGGCAAACTTGAAAGTGCGATTCATCAGCTAGGGTTTGTCAATTTAAACAAAATGTATCTGCATTCGTTAACATACCAAAATGATAATTTGAAGACACAGACGATTCAGGCTGCAACGACTGAAACACTGAAACAACGCATATTATATTACGAAGATTTGGCACCGATCATGTATATGCAAGCTGTTGTAAAAGGCTTATATACAGATAATACAATCAAACATATTGTCATTGATGAAATCCAGGACTATTCGTATTTGCAGCTGTTGACGATTAAAGCGATGCATCCGAAAGCGCATTACACATTATTGGGGGATAAAAACCAGGTCGTGCATCCGCAAATGAAGGACTCGCTTGCAGGTCCATTGTCCAAGCACTTCAAAGCAGTCGAGCTAAATAAATCGTATCGGTCGACAAATGAAATTACCGATTTTATGAGCGCGATTTTAAACAATACGACAACGGAGTCGCTTGGTGTATCAGGGGATAAGCCGCAAATTATCGAAACGAATGCAGTGCGCGAAACAATTGCCCAACTTGTCGGTTCACATTATAAAGAAGAGGAAAGCTTCGTTATTTTATGCAAAAATAAGCTGGCATGCGAACAATTATACAAAGAATTAAAACCACTTCTTCCACAGCTTCAGCTCGTTACAGAAGAACAGAAAGTATATATGAAGGGGCTGCTCATCATGCCAGGCTATATGGCGAAAGGCTTTGAGTTCACAACGGTTCTTGTGGCAGATGCGAATGCCCATGTATACAAGGAAGAGATGGATGCGTATTTACTGTATACAATTGCTTCACGTGCTACACGTCAATTATTTTTAGTGACGGACGGAATATTGCCGAAAGCGCTTGCCCATATAGGGGAACAGTATTATCGTAAAGAAGTGAACATTTAG